From a single Brassica napus cultivar Da-Ae chromosome C9, Da-Ae, whole genome shotgun sequence genomic region:
- the LOC106364211 gene encoding protein WUSCHEL: protein MEQPQHHHHHHQQTDQESGNNNKSGSGCYPCRQTSTRWTPTTEQIRILKDLYYNSGVRSPTADQIQKISARLRQYGKIEGKNVFYWFQNHKARERQKKRFNGTTMTTPTTSSPNSVMMANDHYHHNHHPLLQHHHHGVTMHRPASVNIKLDQENHLLHQNISYPNFHNGNLNHASSGTEYGALNASSNGYMSSHLYGSTEHDYSVSYNNVSGGWTNMDHNHHYSAPAYNFFDRPKPLSGLEDHEEEEYGGDAYLEHRRTLSLFPMHCEDNINGGGGAFLKYGQSDGRDYYGRGSCASLKLCLNSYAGVSPD, encoded by the exons ATGGAGCAACCGCAacatcatcaccatcaccatcaacaAACCGACCAAGAGAGCGGTAACAACAATAAGTCCGGCTCTGGTTGTTACCCATGTCGCCAAACGAGCACAAGATGGACACCAACGACGGAGCAGATCAGAATCCTCAAAGATCTCTACTACAACAGCGGAGTTCGGTCACCAACAGCCGACCAGATCCAGAAGATCTCTGCACGGCTGAGACAGTACGGAAAGATCGAGGGTAAGAACGTCTTTTACTGGTTCCAGAACCATAAGGCTCGTGAGCGACAGAAGAAGAGATTCAACGGCACAACCATGACCACACCAACAACTTCATCCCCCAACTCGGTTATGATGGCCAACGACCATTATCATCATAACCATCATCCTCTTCTTCAGCACCATCATCATGGTGTTACCATGCATAGGCCTGCTTCGGTCAATATTAAGCTTGACCAAGAAAATCATCTCCTTCATCAGAACATATCTTATCCCAACTTTCATAACG GGAATTTAAATCATGCAAGTTCAGGCACTGAATATGGTGCTCTTAATGCTTCTTCTAATGGCTACATGAGTAGCCATCTCTATGGATCTACG GAACACGACTATTCAGTGAGCTACAACAACGTAAGTGGAGGATGGACAAACATGGATCATAATCATCATTACTCAGCTCCAGCTTACAACTTCTTCGATAGACCAAAGCCTCTGTCTGGACTGGAagatcatgaagaagaagaatatggtGGCGATGCTTATCTGGAACATAGACGTACACTTTCTCTCTTCCCTATGCACTGTGAGGATAACATCAACGGCGGTGGTGGTGCCTTTTTGAAGTACGGACAATCGGACGGTCGTGATTATTATGGTAGAGGCTCTTGTGCTTCTCTCAAGTTATGTTTAAACTCCTACGCAGGCGTCTCACCGGATTAA